The Pyrus communis chromosome 2, drPyrComm1.1, whole genome shotgun sequence genome includes a window with the following:
- the LOC137724880 gene encoding uncharacterized protein has protein sequence MAEDNLFSSEAESFTTHRPSFPEAEVNPNQCLCSVLLNEFNYLPWSRSISLALGGRSKLGFVNGSIEAPDVASPEYEAWLCKDQLVMSWLLNSMDPKLSEIFSFSESSSALWKAVKDMYGNQNNAARVFQLKRNLASLQQGDKSLVHHLGCMKNMWNELEMYRPHTIDAAVLLKRSEEDKIFHLLASLGSEYEDLRSHILMNPELPSFASVCTTIQREEVRRKVMNVDVKPSVSEARAFVTNHKSFGDKVYKGKRPDLKCLHCNNVGHLIDRCWILHPELKPRFENKPLRDHKGSHARPHTNKYHAAAATSIGGSMNFTANPADLLNEFSTYLQTRKGSTVKRRLGKVKLLFLDSLQGS, from the coding sequence ATGGCAGAAGATAATCTTTTTAGCTCAGAAGCTGAAAGCTTCACAACTCATCGCCCTAGTTTTCCAGAAGCTGAAGTCAACCCAAACCAATGTTTGTGTTCTGTgttgttaaatgagtttaactatcttccatggTCCAGATCAATATCTCTTGCCCTTGGAGGAAGATCCAAACTTGGATTCGTCAATGGAAGTATTGAAGCACCTGACGTCGCATCGCCGGAGTATGAAGCATGGCTGTGCAAAGACCAGCTGGTCATGTCGTGGCTCCTCAACTCCATGGATCCTAAGCTGTctgaaattttcagtttttcagaatCCTCTAGTGCTCTTTGGAAGGCAGTCAAGGacatgtatggaaatcaaaacaatgctGCTCGAGTGTTCCAGCTTAAGAGGAATCTTGCAAGTCTTCAACAAGGTGATAAATCCTTAGTTCATCATCTCGGTTGCATGAAAAACATGTGGAACGAACTAGAAATGTATCGACCACACACTATCGATGCTGCCGTACTGTTAAAAAGGTCCGAGGAAGACAAAATCTTTCATTTGCTTGCAAGTTTGGGTTCTGAATATGAAGATCTTAGAAGCCATATTCTAATGAATCCCGAACTTCCATCATTTGCAAGTGTTTGCACTACCATCCAGCGAGAAGAAGTACGCAGAAAAGTCATGAATGTTGACGTAAAACCTAGTGTGTCTGAGGCTAGAGCTTTTGTGACAAATCACAAGTCATTTGGAGATAAAGTATACAAGGGAAAAAGGCCAGATCTGAAGTGTCTACATTGTAATAATGTTGGACATCTAATAGATCGATGCTGGATATTGCACCCTGAGTTGAAGCCAAGGTTTGAGAACAAGCCTTTAAGAGATCATAAGGGCTCACACGCCAGACCACATACAAACAAGTAccatgctgctgctgctacatCCATCGGTGGGTCGATGAACTTTACAGCCAATCCGGCTGACTTGTTGAATGAGTTCTCAACCTACCTTCAAACCAGAAAAGGAAGCACAGTGAAACGTCGACTGGGGAAAGTCAAACTGCTATTCTTGGACAGTTTGCAGGGTTCTTAG
- the LOC137725321 gene encoding glycine-rich protein 2-like, with amino-acid sequence MSERLSGTVKWFNDQKGFGFITPNDGGEDLFVHQSSIRSEGFRTLGDGETVEYTVEEDAGGRTKAVDVTGPEEGPVQGSRGGGGGGRGRGGGGGGGYGFNGGSGGRSGGGRGGRGGGGYGGGGYGSGGGGYSSGGGYGGGGGGGGACFKCGESGHMARDCSQGGGGYGGGGGGYGGGGRSGGGGGGASGGCYQCGESGHFARECPNRG; translated from the coding sequence ATGAGTGAGAGGCTGAGCGGCACCGTCAAGTGGTTCAATGACCAGAAGGGGTTCGGCTTCATAACCCCCAACGACGGCGGCGAGGATCTGTTCGTTCACCAGTCCTCGATCCGATCCGAAGGTTTCCGCACTCTTGGAGACGGCGAGACGGTCGAGTACACCGTCGAGGAGGATGCCGGTGGCCGAACCAAGGCTGTTGACGTGACTGGCCCAGAGGAGGGTCCCGTTCAGGGCAGCCGAGGCGGTGGGGGTGGTGGACGAGGCCGTGGAGGCGGCGGTGGTGGAGGCTACGGTTTTAACGGTGGCTCTGGAGGGCGAAGCGGTGGCGGTAGAGGTGGCCGAGGAGGTGGTGGGTATGGCGGAGGAGGCTACGGCTCGGGTGGTGGTGGGTACAGCTCAGGCGGTGGATACGGAGGTGGAGGCGGTGGCGGTGGCGCTTGCTTCAAGTGTGGTGAGTCTGGACACATGGCGAGGGACTGCTCTCAGGGAGGTGGAGGCTACGGAGGCGGTGGAGGCGGCTATGGAGGAGGCGGCCGTAGCGGTGGTGGAGGCGGAGGTGCTTCTGGAGGGTGCTACCAGTGCGGTGAGTCGGGCCATTTCGCTCGGGAGTGCCCGAACAGGGGTTAA